The Bactrocera dorsalis isolate Fly_Bdor chromosome 2, ASM2337382v1, whole genome shotgun sequence region CACAATATATGTAAGTCAAACACTGGCCGACATATTCGGTATAAGGTTTATTAGAAgaacgaaaataattatatgtagtGTACATATGAAAgctggggtagtatcgacctggttttatctatttttcccaatacacatactattaacatgccacatcgTAAAAAAACAATCTTATAGAGTAATCAATCGTAGacggaagttcaaaaatcctgatattagttatataggggctgggtcaagttttcgctcaaatttatctattttaggcacaaaaatacattattatgAAAACACTCTATCTCactttcattaagataacttaCATATTCACGATATATGCGTTACAAAGTCACCCGAAAGAtcgaaaatttttgcattaggtatatgggggctaagtaGATAAGGATTAAACcagaatttcatttatatatctcacacattgaccgacattttgtTCGAAAGTCTATAGGTAATGGGGTCCAAAATTCTGTACCtagaggcttgaacagtttttgttggattattgCAAAGTTTTACCCCGttaattaattgcttcttgatttctgTACTAGAAActaaaagaatcaagtggaactTAAAATTGTGCTACATGGGAAGTAAGCTTGGTTGTTGTCCGTTTCGAACATTTACGCACTCTGACATAAGAATATGAGAGGAATgctacgtactaaatttagtcggtATCGGTAGATTgggttccgagatatgtgatttcaccaaaaagagggcggtgccacgcccgtAGTTAAATTTTCccaccggctcccataaagggacggacagacagacactCAGccagattttaaattttcaagtcaTACCcacaatttatatatgtacatatgtatatataaccgtGTATCCATCTCGCTGGGGTTTAGGTGGCACCATACAACAGTCacgtgaacaaaactataatactcggtagcaacaggttgcaagagtataaaaatgtattgtcCTTGAATATTTCATTGCTGACATAGCGAACTGGAACCTAATGGAGGgcgttattaaaatatattgagtATTTAAGTAGTACCAAACATGGTTACTTTTATAAACCACTGTTATAGTTAGCTTTGGAATAGTAGTGGATTAAATGTAAATCGCAACCAGACCCTCTAGCAAAGGATAAAACTATTGTTAGTTTCTATTATATGATTATAatgtacaatttattaaaaacagttatttGATGGACCCATCTAATTCCTATGTTTTGTATTCAtactatatttcaaaattaaatatattaaaaaataatatcaataaaaaagaaactacattttttgacatatttttcaaaactgttttcactattttttacttatactatatgtatacaacttcattgaaatttactttaataacattttttcatgtaaCCTTTCTTAGCAATTGAACATAACTTCTTAGAATATCCGAAAACTTTTACTGGGTAATATTTGTTAACTTTGCTACCGAATATGTGGTGAGAACCTACATACCCCAAAAAGTTAAAGGACTTCAGCggacaaaaattttaaattatagaaactgcattataatttttattaaagaaagatTGTTTAACTTCAAAATGTATTAGGgacatgaatttttttataaatagtgCAGTGTTACAGTCAAATAATATGAACTAttttaaaactatattaaattATCTCACAGCAAGCATAGTCgctagataattttttttaaagtagatCCATCGTTTGCTTTATCAAATCTCTCTTGCCCCTGGAGGGTGGAAAGTAAATTCGTACCACAACTTAACAACCTGCAGTAATTAGTCTTGTAGAAAgatacagttttattaaaaGATTAACGATTAACGAAAGGGCGATTTTGAATTAATACTTCGCGTCTTTTTCGAATCggttaattttcttttacttttttttctgtaagttggtagtactgttagtgacatctatgctaaatttctcGTCAAAACATTCCTGTATTTGAGATAAGTGTCGtcttgtgaggctctaaaagtgaattcttccacttttacTACAGACctgtatgtctgaatttattaccCTCATCCAAATTAGTGTACTGACATTTCACCCTCAAGGCTTGGTAAGTTTTAAGACAAACCAGTCGTAATCGTAACAAATCGATCAAATTGTTATTCAACAAGAACAGGTAGTACGGATTCCATAGAGTATTAAAACTATAAAATGGTTGCATAAGAACGTACCAACCAAGTTTCCAGTGCTTTTGGCGATTCATTATTATTCTGACGAGTGTTATCGTTGTCCCTGGCGTTTTTAGTTGAAACACAATTCCTCTCGTATTATGACTATCACTTATTTCAGATGGTCAAATATTGGCTTCCTTAGGGAAGCTAATCATAATAGAATATTCCCTGCCAATCCGTACCATACTTCGAGCTTCTTTGTAGCAAGCTCAATTTAAATGGCTCTAaaccagtgtttcccaaagtgggcgataacggccccttgtgggcgctgcaggtgtcaaggggggcggtaagagacccagaaagaaaatgggggcgttgtgtagaggcctggggggttatttgtaattttatttagctaggaggcctcttagacaacgactacatcagctctcgactctcaacaacaacttgtgaacatcaactaatatgaattaaaagattgctcaaactcggttctatatttctctccgcgtagttcatatatctgtcctattttattgaatacagaaaaaatgaaaatcatgtcaatcggtcgctccgtttcataacggggcatctcgacagaatactaactgtcaaacgtattgctattgccattgccaaatctgtatgtgggcatttgctatcataatataatcatttgcgtaaaggtgtagggtaggtaggtttgagctgatgtagcgcatgctttgaactcttgaaaaaattattttatcacttgcgaaatgacgtcgggtaggtagctgatgtagcgcacgttttggcttttgaactccttaaatcttttatgtggaaaataaaaaaagtatctttatcctttcttacaaatgtatttctgggaaaaataaaaaaaggagaaagatccttttttacaaatgtatttcctcgcctttgtgtcttctatgtctaaaaacattttcgaacgaagcaatgaagccttaaagactgcaagatcatttgaataaaatgcatccagataagagagacaagaatgtagcatatttcaagacctagagaagaagcataatactcagccaagtgtagcaaaactattttcggcggctgctaagcaagatgacgacggacttcgagctccgtacaatatctctttgttaattgctcaaaaaggcaaaccacataacatcggagaagagttaatattgccagcaataaatgatgTAATAACTAcctgcttcataaaccggccgcaaatattatccgaaaaattcctttgagtaataattctgtgcaaagacgaattgatgaaatggctgaaaacattgaagaatcattgtgcgatcacctgaggacaagccaattctcaattcagctcgatgagtccactttaccaactaatgaagcattgttgttgtcttacgtgagttttattaaagatgagaaaatatgtgaagaactattatttgctagaaatttagagaccgatacaaaaggcgaaaccatattcaatatattggaaaagttttgcgatgggaaagagattcctttgaaaaatattatttcaattgctacagATGGccctccggctatgatagggtgccataaaggcttaatagcgcacttaaaaaataaaattccagatgtccttggtgtacattgcgttattcatagacaacatttagttgctagaaacttaagtgaaaaactatttcaatcactgcaatatgtcatcgaagcagtcaataaaatccgcaacagctctttgaatgatagattatttcatcagctttgtgttactaatgacgatgatttcaatcgtttgttgtttcatactgaagttcgttggctatcaagaggcaattgtctgactcgattctacaacctgtttggctctgttatagagttcttggaaactaaagttacagaatttcaagacaaggtcttaacatcaaagaatgatatagcttacatgacagacctgtataaatcaTGTCgttgaatctccaactgcaaggcgatatctaaatttaattaaaacaaaaaacgtcgttgctgctttcgcagccaaactgcttctacacaaaaagaatctgggaagacgtgagtttcacaattttccgaatttatcagtatcatgcagtaacgacgaattgtttgcctactgccaacatttggaaaacctccacattgacttcaccgaacgataccaggacattttgaacttgactatggtacataagtatatgattGGAGATTTTAAGCTCCGTGAAGCAGCTGTCACTTCATCAGTTTGTATATGGACTCTTACatcaatttatttacaattaaataaatactaattgGGCAATTAGATTcggtaaattacaaaaatttcctTAATCGCCCAATTATGAGTGTGTTTTAAAACAATAGTTAGTCGTATTTAACTACAAATGTAAGTTTTGTGGCCAATTTTTTCGAGAtgcttgttaaatttttaaaaatcttgaCTCGAGCTCATCCGAAATACACAtttcaacacaatattttatattattaattcatatatattaattactagttaattatatattttttaataacagccAGGCTCTACTCACAACAACGTCTTTCGAGAACTGGCTACGTTTCGGCTTTACACCTCTAATTACATAGAGCCATTTATAGGTCCCTATACCATAAATAGTCTTATGTTGTCAAGGTGATTTATTTGCCAAAAAACTATATTatacataataaacaataattcgcatcctgtttatttatataaacaaactAAAAAGCATATTACAATATAATATAGGGTTAACCAGGTAACGGCAACTTTAGCGTCAAACAACTGTTGCACACTGTTGTGGTGGATTTGCCATAGCAACATTTACATTTGAATAtgccatacatatgtgtatgtatgtgcacttGAGATCCAGTCAATCGAGTCGTGTCGATAAAAAGTTGGTTAACAACTTGTGGAAATATCTATATTTACCCGCTTTCATATTTGCAACGCTAAAAATAGCAATTGGAATCTATTTTTAGTCACGCCAGCTGCGATTTCCTTCAACACGCGATGTGAACAAACTTGTGGTAGGTCGAAATAAAACGTTTTCAGCAGAAAAGAGCAAAGTTACGTCTAAACTTGTTATCCTTAAAAGTGTTCGCGTGACTGAAGTCAATTAGGGCACATTTTCCTGTTTGTGTCGAAATACCTGTTGAACTTTCTTGAGATAATCAGTTGAGTGTCTAATGGGACAAGTGCCAAGTGCTTCGATTTCACTTCTAATATGCTTAGTAATTGAATTAAAGAATGTAGATTTGCCACGTTGCTGCTTTGGAGCATGAATATGCCAAAAGGAATTTAAACTTGAAAGCACGGTAATGATTTTGTTCTTCTTATCCTTATcctaataagaaaataattattaaagctAATCAGGAATGTGTGATTATTTAGTGATCTTTTGaacaaaatacttaaataattttttcttgcgAGAAGCGTCTTTTATACTCAACAATTCATTATACAAAATAAGCTTGACCAAAATtctgttaaatttaaatatattcattttgttTCGAGgcattttatcgaaaatatcatCTCTCACCTTGAGACAATCAGATCTACACACGTCTAACTTTCTTGGCCCAAACTCACCAGTACATATTGACTATTCTCTCGATTATTTTGCCTTCCGTCTGTCCGATCAGTATGTAGGCCTATAGTTCTTTAGCGGACATAagtatactattatatatacattgcaAAATGAAAGACTTAagtgattcgctgaactaacaTATTCAAGAGATGTGTTCTTCTCTCAAACCTTATTCTTTGTTTCATAAGACAGTGGTAATAATATTGATTTGCCTTTTCATTATATGAATATACTTACggatttcaaatttcttttaaggttaattttttcattatgtaTCACCATTACTCGAACTAACGTATTGATATGTTCGAGTTTTAACATCTACAGAACGAAAGTTAGAAAAACACAACTTGTTTTACTTTGTCCCACCGAAATATTGAACCTTAAATAAGTTTTCCAAGTTTTGACCTGCAGCATAAATAATTccccaaaaattttacaattttatattcttgcctTATGTTGCGACCTTAAAACGCCATTgaacgaaaacctataaagtgccataactaaattCAGCTATACAATTGTGATTTAACACAGGGGTTTGCAGGAAATGTGCGGGGCCACGCCCTCTAAAAggacaatttttttaagcaacCCTACCGACACTGCAAAAGTGGAAAAAAGTGGGGTGAAATCGAATGATAACCTCGCcaactccccatataacggttctGTTAAAAACagctaaaagcgcgataaatcaacaacaaaatacgTCAGCAACATTAAATTGATGAGAGGACTCTAAAAGAAAAAGGGGTCGAAATTGgatgatgggcgtggcaccgcgtTCCTTTAGCGGAAATCGCATATCTCGAGACTTGCTCGACCAATTTCAAAGAagaaggtatatatgtatataacatacatacatctaattCCCATATTTCGCAGTTTTAAATTctacttgattctttcactttagaatgtacaaatcaaaaagcaaataatattatGGGACACAACTTTGGACGAATTGTGCCTTTAAGGTGTGCCACCTAagaaccaaaaattgtccaagtcCTGTCAAAACTACTCAAGCTCGcatataccgaatatgtggactccAAGGGCTTTTGCAAACTTCTTaacgaaaatatcagtcaactTGTCAAATATACAATGTTAAAAAAAGACCAGGAATTTGcactaaaacgcaaaatattattgttcatcaatatttcttttgtcgccttcaaagtaattcccgcCATGTGTAACACACTTGTACCAACGATGTTTCTAGTCcttaaaacactttttataaatgctgacgggttccattccgatgacTCTTGACTTGTCTGCATATCAAACTCATTAACCCTCATCGgaagttataatgctctccttgaatgtggaatcggaattcgcacAATGAAGCATGTCCAAAAATACCTGTTTAcgatactctttttgaaaaaaattaagatttgtcGGGACGCGTCAACCAAGAACgcgaaacaaattctttgttcgatatttttatccattataCTCGTACAAATCGTAACGCACTACTCAGTGCGGCtgtttttttaacaaacttGTTTACAGTTcaggcatagtaattaaggacagttctACCAACTTAACAAAGtacgattttttaaatataatttacccGGGGAACTTAATTACAATCTCCAGGTGCTTTTTTGACACCATGTACtattgaaattcgaaaaaaaaatcccgGCTCTTTGaaagttgcgagagtataaaatgtgcgGTTACACCCGAACGTAAATATTCCTTAATTGTCCTATCCCAAACCTAGGCAAGATTTCTGAATGCTTGCCACAATTTTACAAGTTGCTCCAAAGTCTTTGTTAGCCTATATAAGACGactaaaatattcacaaaagtagatatataaatatgcaagtTAGCAAGTTAGTTTGAAATCCTCTCAACAGCCAAAGCATGTTATGTCGCAAGCGACCTACTTCAAAAAGTTGAATAACCCCTTAATAGATTTGCACACGAAAACTTTAACCCTATTATTTACTAACAAAGAgtactatataaatattatctatttttgtttactaaaaattgataaaataaaatcaaggtTGAAGTCAAAATAATAGATGAAGCGCTTGCGCACTCAAAATTCCTCTTAAAAGTGAAAGAAAGTAATaactactatataaatataggtATAGAGAATACCACCTGTAGAATCTATTTATTTAGTTAGAACTGTTGCACCATAACGAACAGTTGTCATGGCATCTTAACTGATAAATCTACAGGTTTCTGTAAATGATTGTATACCAATAAACCATATAGActttaatgaataaaataataaaaaaattaaggaacatTTACATAATCGGTAGACAGGTCCTgccttgcttccttgtccacTCTGGAGAAAATAGAACTAACGGCGctggtgttgaggccgatgatatcaatatcaacagattaaaaaagtcgcacgatagggagtcgccttgaaacctcgtttggtatcgaacggctcggagaggtccttcccgatcctgacaacgtcagtttacacagccgtactcGTATTAGTTtcgcggggataccaaattcagacatcgcagcataaaggcagctcctttttgtgctgtcgaaagcagctttgaaattgacgaagaggtggtgtttgtcgattctcctttcacgggtcttttccaaaatttggcgcatggtgaatatctggtcggttgttgatttgccaggtttaaagccacactgataaggtccaatcagtttgttgacggtgggctttaatctttcacacaatacgctcgatagaaccttaaaggcgatgttgaggaggcttatcccaaagaagttggcgcagattgtggggtctccctttttgtggattgggtagaACGCACcaaaattccaatcgttgggcatgctttcatccgaccacattttacaaagaaactgaagcatgctccttatcagttcttcgccgccgtgtttgaatagctcggccggcaatccatcggcccccgccgctttgttgttcttcaggcgagtaattgctattcgaacttcttcatggtcgggcaatggaacgtctgctccatcgtcatcgattggggaatcgagttcccctcctcctggcgttgtactttattgccattcagcaggctggagaagttttccctcattaatttaagtatgcttttgGCATCGGtcgctagatcacctttgggggttctacaagagtatgctccggtcttgaaaccttctgttagccaccgcattttttcgtagaattttcgagcattacccccgTCGGCCcacttgtcaagctcttcatactcacgcatttcgctctctttatttttctatctgcaaatgcgtctcgcttcccttttcaactctcggtatgtatcccatctcgcacgtgttgtggtcgatcgtaacgttgcgaggtaggcagtctgttttctttccgctgcgacacggcactcctcgtactccagctgttcttttgcattctccgagtcgatgttaggacctcggagcgcacgcacatctaaaacactgcaGACGTGTCTTCGGTCTagcacaacatgatcgatctggttggtggtttttccatCCGGACCCAGGTGGCTTGacaaattttcttatgctggaatctagtactacagataaccatatttcgggccccggcgaagtcgaacAGCCTAAAACTATTTTgggatgtttcatcgtggaggctgaacttaCCGATCGTAGTGCCAAATATATCTTCTTTGCTCACCTtgacgttaaagtcgccaagcacgattttgacatcgggGAGGATGGAggcatgtgtagaagttcacgcaaatgaggaaagttctctaatcaccattcatttgggagtggccagaaacgattcttttacatatggctcagaAGCTCACGACTTCGggttttagaccaagtatcctctgggtagcctaagaacaaccgttcgaaggcgagctaaagtgagaaggcgaaatatcccctacacagggttgtgcgctggatttgggacccgccacgtaaaaaacgccccttatgaaaaaaagaatacccttttcacttaaatttatttacgtaTATCGATTTTGTCtctgtttaaaacaaaatttagcaaAGTATTCCAATTTTCGAACCAAAGGAAGTAATCGAACAAAAAATAACGATTGCTCTTCAAGTAACCCACTCAAGCTTTGAATTCAGTTTCGACTAAAAttaactattttctccagcgaTCGCTCATCGTTCCAGCTTTGCATTAAATGTCCATAATCttattgtatgaaaaatttgttaGAAGCATAACAGATATAACGTGGGATTGGCGTTAAGTAAagtgcaaaaatgcaaaaaatggaCAAAAATGAGACCGCTCTGCAATAGGAGCAGAAACTCGAACAACTAAACAAGGGTGTTGGACCATAACGAACAGTGTAAGCTTCAAACTATTATTGACATTGAACGAAAGAGCCGCGGCACAAACCGCAAAATTCAATTATTACATAATTTGTACAAATTATAGTTATTTCCTTTTCTGTGCTCAAATAAagtcgtttccaattgctatcACACAAATTCAATGATTTTTATAAAAGCCAGTAAATGGATGGGATAAATTCAGTCCACTCTTTAACATTGCGAGTCTTATCATGCCTGCTACTTTGAATTCTGTTATCATCACCGCAAATTTAGTCCTCACCATCTTACGGGAGCTGGTCATGGTGCGGGCAATAATTGTAGAACGAAATCTGCACGCTTACTATAAGCTGCCCGTAAGACCAACGGATTACTCACAAGAATATCATATATTGCAGTGTCCTTTCCAAAATACTACAGCTATACCCACGCCAGAGAATATGGAGATTTGCGTGATTGTTAATGCGTACAGAGAGGAAGTCAAAAACACGACAATTCcgcgaaaaataaaaactccatTACATACAAAAGTAAAATACCAAATGACACGTAGATATCGAAAGAATCCCAAGGGGTTAAAGAAAATACGCAAGATACGCCCGTATATGATAGTAATAAGGCCGGTACGAATGagaacggaaacaagttgcgccTTGGTAGCCAAAGCTTTGGCTCAACAACAAGCACCCTCGTATCGTGAACATTTGGGAATTGTAAAAAAGGACAATAGTCGTACGCTTGAGCATAAAAGAGGGTTAGAGAGGCAAAAGCTGACCGATCAACGAATGCTCGATACAAAGCTGGCTCATGTTTTCGCAAAGGTCACGCCAATTACAGCGAATGCGACCGAAGCAGAAAATATCGATCCAAATGAAGACAGAAAAGAGGATGAGGATGTCAAGGAAAATTACGAGGTTAGCTCGAAAGAATATTTGGACGAAGAATACCATGATTATGACACTCATATACCAGAAAATAAAAACGTGCCGGAGAACTCGGTGTTAAGATATCTTGGTGCTCAGGCGGCTATCAAAAAACTAAGTCAAAGACACAAAACAGATCAACCTCCTAGTGAGAATGCTGAAAAGTTTTTTGAGGAATCTAATAATTATCAAGCTGGTGAAAAATTGCAAGGCTTTCAAAACTATTATCATAGGGATGAGATTTTCAATGATCACATCTTTTATGACGATCTTCAGCAACATGGACACTACAATGAGCGTGGACGAAGACATGAAAGGAACTAAGATGTAATACTGCTTTAGGATATGTTCGGAATAATATTAAGGGTACTCATAACATTGTCATacaatcataaaattttacactggtTTAAACAATTCTCAACGCTATGTTTTCgattcgttataacttataactttatgagactctATGAAACCTctaaatgtattattatttttatcttaaacaataaacaaaaaggaaataagttaaaatatcACCTTTTTCAGCTTATTAAACCTTGTTCTGATGACTAAGTTGATACTGCGTGGTGCTACGAAAACAAACAGTAATTATGTACTCGTATTAACGAATAAGTCATAACAGCTCAAACCTTTTTCGGTACAAAGTTCAAATAACAAGTCAATTAAACTCTCTAGATTTGCTTATTCGCCTGGAACTTgtcaaaaaattagtgaaatttccGAAGAATACAACAACTTGTTAAATTTCCTGATGAGAAATTTGCCGAAGACATATTCTTTCAATAGCGTTTGAATCCACTAAGACGGAGCAAGTGTACACATAGCCAGACCGGTTACTGCGGAGctccaaagaaaattttaaaacaaattaatatcaaGAAACTCCACTTTCCGCTGCCCTCAAGGTCCTGAGCAGCCtccttttattttaagtttatgtcAAGCAAGAGGTGTACAAAAACAATTCCCGTAAATCTGACTGAATTGAAGCAGTACATTAAATCGATAATTGAGCAATCCCGACTTTAACCCTTCAGGctgctttgaataattttctaattagaTGCAGCATATGCGTGGCtgcattcattaaaaaaaaattattacagttttttttgtagcATCACACTGTACCCCTTGAAACGTGGAATCTTCAAATCAATAACAAAGCGGTTGAGCTGGTCAGTGAATTTTGCGGAACTAGTTCTGCCGAAATTGTGCCCTGATGTTAGTCCAAAGGGGGCAAGTCACCTAGGAGGCGTGCAGAGCCAGTATACATCAAGCGAGAATGGATACTTGAACAAGCGaactatttaaaagaaaaatatttttatgtcaaaCCTCTTCAAACTAAGCTATACATAGTTAAACCAATTCCTGATGTCTGATGATTTTTACTGGTATATACCTTTTCGTACTAAAACTCACTTGAAGAGTCATCATTGGCAACTGGAGGTGATAGCTTTTTGCCTGCATAACCTGCACAGTAATAGAGCGCAACTCTAGCTACTAAACCATGCCCGTCATGGTTATGAAATATATCTCACGAAAGATCGAGCACATTTACCGATTTCCAAATCTTCAACGATGAGTCGATGCTCCTGGGATTCGGTGGAATAAGATTCgactaaataaatttacaaaaaacaaaaaaatttaagaattgaAAAGTATTTGTCCAAAAAGGCTTATAGTGTACTCGATTTTTAACAGGTTTGATTATTGCTGATAATTTTTTAACCGATAACAC contains the following coding sequences:
- the LOC115066180 gene encoding uncharacterized protein LOC115066180; this translates as MPATLNSVIITANLVLTILRELVMVRAIIVERNLHAYYKLPVRPTDYSQEYHILQCPFQNTTAIPTPENMEICVIVNAYREEVKNTTIPRKIKTPLHTKVKYQMTRRYRKNPKGLKKIRKIRPYMIVIRPVRMRTETSCALVAKALAQQQAPSYREHLGIVKKDNSRTLEHKRGLERQKLTDQRMLDTKLAHVFAKVTPITANATEAENIDPNEDRKEDEDVKENYEVSSKEYLDEEYHDYDTHIPENKNVPENSVLRYLGAQAAIKKLSQRHKTDQPPSENAEKFFEESNNYQAGEKLQGFQNYYHRDEIFNDHIFYDDLQQHGHYNERGRRHERN